Part of the Xanthomonas sp. SI genome is shown below.
CTCGCTCCATAGTTCGAACTTGTCGCCCATGCCCAACAGCACGGCGCGCTTTTCGATGCCCACCGCGGCGCGGTGGCTCGGCGGGATGGTGATGCGGCTGTTGGCGTCCAGCTCCAGCGCGGCAGAGGAACCCACCAGCTTCTGCTGCAGGATCCGCACCACGCGCTGGGTGTTGGGCTTGGCCATGACGTCGTCACGGACCCGTTCCCATTCCTTTTCCGCGTACAGCCACAGGCATCCGGCTTCGAACGGGTTGTAGGTCAGCACCAGCCGATTGCCGCTCGCGCGCACGACGAGGTCGCGGTACGCGGTGGGAACCGCCATACGCCCCTTGTCGTCCACTGTGATTGCGGTCTCGCCCTGAAACACGACGCCTACACCTTTCCAAATCCGCCTGGACGGTCATTGAACCACGAAAAACCACAAAAAACCCGGTTTCCCCTCGAGTGCCCACCTTAGCAGCGCCCGAAAGGTTGTCAACAACTTTGCGAGCGATAAATCGCTAGCCACATCAATGGCTTGCGCCATTCTTTAGAGACTTGTTCAAAGCTTATCCACAAGTTGCTGTTTCGTCTCATATTTTGAGATTGAGCGGAAATTCAGCCCCGTGCACAAGGCGTTAAGACAGCGGCCAGCTGCCGCGGCCCCTACCGACCGGCTCGCAAGCCGCTGCGCAAAACCGCACAATCCGCCACCTATGTGCCTGGTCGCCCTCGCCCTCGAATCGCACCCGCGCTGGCGCCTGCTGCTGGTCGGCAACCGCGACGAATTCCACGCCCGCCCGACCGCGCCGCTGCAGCGCTGGGCGGCGCCGGCGGAGCGGGTGCTGGCCGGGCGCGACCTGCGTTCTGGCGGCAGCTGGGTGGGCCTGGACGACGCCGGCCGCTGCACCGTGGTCACCAACGTGCGCGACCCGCTGGCGTCGATGTCCGGCGCCTCGCGCGGCGCCCTGGTCGCCGACTACCTGGCCGGTGCCCAGCCGGCGGCCGCGTTCGCCGACGCCCTGGCGCTGCGCGCCGACGCCTATCCGCCGTTCAACCTGCTGCTGGCCGACGCCGCCGGCGCCGACTACCTCGGCAATCACCCGCCGGCCCGGCAGCGGCTGGCGCCCGGCATCCATGGCATGTCCAACGGTGCGCTGGATGCGCCGTGGCCGAAAACGCTGCGACTGTGCGAGGTCCTGGCGGGCTGGATCGCCGCCGGCGACGAGGACCTGTCCCCGCTATGGCGGGCGCTGGCCGACGAGACCGTCGCCGCCGACGCGCAGCTGCCCGACACCGGCGTGGGCCTGGAGCTGGAACGGCGCCTGTCGCCGGCCTTCATCCGCGGCCACGACTACGGCACCCGCGCCAGCACCATCGTGGCGGCGGACGGCGACGGCCGCGGCTGGATCCACGAGCGCCGCTTCGGCCCCGATGGGGTGTTCCTGGGGGAGACGCGGCTGGAGGGGCTCGGGACCGGGGACTTGGGACTCGGGACCCGGTAAGAGCGGAATCCGGACCGCGCGGCGCGGCGGCGCCGCACATGCGACAATACCCACGGCGGAGTCGGCCAGACAGTCGCGTCATCCCGGTGCATTTCGGTGCAGCGGGGTGCCGAGGAAAGTCCGGGCTCCATAGGGCAAGGTGCCAGGTAACGCCTGGGCGGCGCGAGCCGACGGATCAGTGCAACAGAAAGATACCGCCTAAGTCTGCGCAAGCAGACCGGTAAGGGTGAAATGGTGCGGTAAGAGCGCACCGCGAGTCCGGTAACGGACCGGTACGGCAAACCCCACCTGGAGCAAGACCAAATAGGGACCTCATGGCGCTGCCCGCGTCGGGTCCGGGTAGGTTGCTCGAGCGCCGCGGTGACGCGGCGCCTAGAAGAATGACTGTCCACGACAGAACCCGGCTTATCGGCCGGCTCCGCCACTTTCTCAAAAAATCCCCAGACTCCGGGCCAGACTCCCGGGTTCGGAGGCTTTGGCCTTGCTGTGACTCAACGCCTTTTAGGGCAAGCAGGGTTCCGATTCCGGCAGTCGCCTGACAGCGCATTCGCCTGGGAAAGGCCAGTTCGCGATTGCCCGCTGCAGGTCAGCCGGCATCCGCTCGGTATGCGACCACCTCAGCCCCCGTACAACGCCTTGCGCGGCGCGCCGGTGATCTCCGCCGCCAGCTTGGCGGCGGTGGACGGCGGCAGGTGCGCGCTGAGCGTGGCGTAGACGCGGCGACCCTCGGCCAGTTGCGCGTCGGCATCGTCGCCGGCGCCCTGCACGATCAGCACGAACTCGCCCTTGCGCTGGTTGGCGTCGGCTTCCACCTGCGCCTGCAGCTCGGCCAGGCTGCCGTCGAGCACGGTCTCGAACAGCTTGGTCAGCTCGCGCGCCAGCACCGCCGGGCGCGCGTCGCCGAACGCGGCGCGGCAGTCGGCCAGGGATTCGACGATGCGGTGCGCCGATTCGTAGAACACCAGGGTGCGCGGCTCGCCGGCCAGGCGCGCCAGGCGCTCGCGGCGGCCGGAGGCCTTGGCCGGCAGGAAGCCCTCGAAGCTGAAACGGTCGCTGGGCAGGCCGGCCACGCTGAGCGCGGCGATCGCCGCGCAGGCGCCGGGCACCGGGCTGACCCGCACCCCGGCCTCGCGCGCGGCGCGGACCAGCCGGTAGCCGGGGTCGCTGACCAGCGGGGTGCCGGCGTCGCTGACCAGGGCCAGCGATTCGCCGCCGAGCAGGCGCGCGACGATGCGCTGCGCCAGCGCGTCCTCGTTGTGCTCGTGCAGCGCGACCAAAGGCTTGTCGATGCCGAAGTGCGACAGCAGCTGGCCGCTGCGGCGGGTGTCCTCGGCGCAGATCGCGGCGACCGCGCGCAGCACCTCCTGCGCGCGCGGCGTCAGGTCGGCGAGATTGCCGATCGGCGTGGCGACGACATGCAGGGTTCCGGGCTGGGCGCTCATCTACGGCTTTCCATGGTCAAGGGTAGAATCGTAGCGGTTTTCCCCGGCGCGCCCAGGCGTGCCCTGCCGAATGGACCAGAAATGAACAAGCGATTCGCAAGGATTTCCGCCCTGTCGCTGCTGGCGCTGCTGTTCGCCGGCTGCGCCACCACCAGCGTGACGCAGAGCGCGTCGTCGCCGGCCCAATCCGCGGCGCTGGCGCTGCTCGACCAGGGCAAACCGCGGGAAGCGGCGCAGCAGCTCGAGGCGCAGGCCGCCACCGCCACCGGCAGCGAGCGCAACCAGTTGC
Proteins encoded:
- a CDS encoding division/cell wall cluster transcriptional repressor MraZ, translated to MAVPTAYRDLVVRASGNRLVLTYNPFEAGCLWLYAEKEWERVRDDVMAKPNTQRVVRILQQKLVGSSAALELDANSRITIPPSHRAAVGIEKRAVLLGMGDKFELWSEQAHRALIQQTLSDEDLGDGLLDLKL
- a CDS encoding NRDE family protein; its protein translation is MCLVALALESHPRWRLLLVGNRDEFHARPTAPLQRWAAPAERVLAGRDLRSGGSWVGLDDAGRCTVVTNVRDPLASMSGASRGALVADYLAGAQPAAAFADALALRADAYPPFNLLLADAAGADYLGNHPPARQRLAPGIHGMSNGALDAPWPKTLRLCEVLAGWIAAGDEDLSPLWRALADETVAADAQLPDTGVGLELERRLSPAFIRGHDYGTRASTIVAADGDGRGWIHERRFGPDGVFLGETRLEGLGTGDLGLGTR
- the rsmI gene encoding 16S rRNA (cytidine(1402)-2'-O)-methyltransferase, with the protein product MSAQPGTLHVVATPIGNLADLTPRAQEVLRAVAAICAEDTRRSGQLLSHFGIDKPLVALHEHNEDALAQRIVARLLGGESLALVSDAGTPLVSDPGYRLVRAAREAGVRVSPVPGACAAIAALSVAGLPSDRFSFEGFLPAKASGRRERLARLAGEPRTLVFYESAHRIVESLADCRAAFGDARPAVLARELTKLFETVLDGSLAELQAQVEADANQRKGEFVLIVQGAGDDADAQLAEGRRVYATLSAHLPPSTAAKLAAEITGAPRKALYGG